The nucleotide sequence CGATCTATCGTGATCAGCAATCATAAAAATAACTATCAAGACAGATCATTTGACACATTTAAGAGATGAAAATATTGAGAGAAAAGAAAAGTATTTTTAAGTTGAAATTGTAATAAATTCTGATAATTTGCTTATGGCTTCTTCAATAAATATGGTGAAATTCGCGAGAAAAACAAGTAAtcgaatcatcatcatcatcatcatcatcatttatgaATTATTTCGTGGTGGGTCAGCAATCGACAGCTAAATCGATGTCTACTTATGAATGAGTACATTCCCGGTGGGCCTCACGACACATTAAATCAAGATTTGGTGCCATGTGgttggtgatggcagctgcagctcccAATCAATCGGGTCGGCAGCTACGCGATCGCCTGATGGAATGGTTAGTGCGTGAGCGTCGTTTCTGGGTCCCACTGGAGTCGAAACATCACGGGCGACCTCCTCCGTGATTGCCAACCCTGGTGGGGCCCGAACCCCAACATGCAGTCAGTCTGCCACCAACCCAATCCACCTAATCCTTTATTATTAACACGTCATCGATAAGCTTGTCTTCTTATAACAAACACATTTGTGAACAGCAGCAACCTCCACCAATCAAATAAAGCGAATCAACGGGGCTGTGGTAAAGAATCGGGGCCGTCCGATCCCATCATCATTCACGACGGCACCTGGATCGCCGGAATCTGAGCCGTCGGTTCTTGAGGTCGAACTCCCACATGTGCTCCTGCTGCAGGATGTTGCCGATGGTGGACACGCCCGGCCACGGCGCCACCGCGATCCCCAGGCACTTCACCCCGTCCGCCACGTCGATCACGTAGCTCTTCGCTGGCGGCTCCAGCGCCGCCGACCCGGCCAGGTGGACCACCATTCGCGGCAGCTTGCGCTGTCCGCCCGCGGCTGTCCAGTTGTAACAGTAGTCGAAGGGGTCCACGCTCACCCTGGGGATCCCCTCCAGTCGCCGGCTCAGCGCCGACGCCACCGCCCGGTACGCCGGCTCCGCTAGCACTGTCAGGCTCGTCCCGGAGTCGAGGATGGCTCCGCCGCCCGCGCCGACGTCCCACACGATCCTCGGGATAGCCAGCAGCTCCCCGTCCACGGAGATGCCGTCGACGCCGACAGTGTAGAAGGGTTCGAGGTCGAGGACGAGCGCCGTCTCGCGGGGAGGCGGCGAGGGGAGGGCGGCCGCGTTGGGACCGAAGGTGAGGAAGCTGGAGGCGTTACGGGGGCTGAGGTGGTCCACGAGGCAGTAGGAGAAGCGGCCCTTGAAGCGAGCGGTGGCGCGCCCCGCGAAGGAGATGTCGCTGTAGCCGAGGCCCAGCACGCCGTCCGCGGCCCAGAAGCTGGACCCCGCGGAGGTGGACGTGCAGCCCACCACCAACCCCCGCAGCTTCGCGCGCCGGCCGTTGGATAGGATGATGGTCGCCTTCTCGTTCGCGAAGACGCCCTGGGCCGTCGATCCGTCCGAGTACCTGCGACGGCCATCATCGCATGAAATTAATCGCCCCACACCTTCGCCTTGCATGCAAATGGATCATCGCGCATTGATTGCCATATTAAAAGCCTGGATTCCAAGCGTACGGCTCTTAAATTTGAGATCACTCCACCTTTCATGGTGTGAAGCACAAATTAAACGCTGATGAGAAGCAAGTAATGTGCGGATTCTTAAACATTCCGCTGCGTCAGACATGATAAATGATGCTCGAAAAACCAGTATAAAATGCAGCATCAAGGAAAGACGAAGCACGAGTCATCGAAACTAAAACTTGGCTCCTAATCCTTGCGGCATTCATGAGCCCCGGCTAACGTCTGCCTACCACAGCTCGCGATGGTTGTCAGGACCCCGTACGATCTCCTTTTTCTAGTAGCTAAAATCCCAAGAAATCCCTACACAGCCAGCTCAGGGTTGCCCCACTGATAAACTAGACGACAATGAATGCAATAAAAAGAAGTTCTTGTCTTTGCCATTTAGGAAGCTGTAGTTTCTTCCTCTCATCTCAGTCTCGTGTTCTGGGAAAGAACCACCAATCCGATCCCGTTTTCTATGTTCTTACATCCGAATGCTACTACAACGCATAAACTATGTTGGGAAAAGAAGAATAATAACTGCATGATTCGATTCACGTaggaagagaagatgcaaattgtTTAAAGACGGTAGATCGGAGAATCCAATGGTACGTTACCCGTAGTCGTAAGCACATGGGCTCGCCGGCGTCGGGCACGTAGTCAACGAGAAGGGTAGCGAAGTCTTGCACATGTCCGACGAGCACGGGATGGGCTTGAAGGAGGAGGACACGTCGGAGCGGAAGTCGCGGGTCCCGTTGCCGCCGCCGCGGCACCCAGGCGGGCGCAGCCGGCACTTGACCCACGTGAGGTCGCTCCCCGTATCCATTACCAGCAGGAACCGCTGCGCCGGCGTGCCGAGGAGGAACCGCACGAAGTACTGTCCCGTGCCTGAGTACGCGCCGGACTTGAGAGGCATTTTGAAGGAGTCCGCCGCCGGTGCCGGCACGGACGACCCGTTCTTGGAGGGCGGCGAGACGTCGCACGCCCTCCGCCGGTGGCGGCCCCGCTGGATCCGGTCGTGGATCATCCGCTGCCGGAGCCGGTCGCTGCGGAAGAGCTCCTTCACGTGTTCCAGCCGGGAGCCGCCGCTCGGTGCGGGGTGGCGGACGAGCTCGAGGCGGACGGGCCTCGAATGCTCTCCAGCGGCTGCGATGAGGAAGCCATGatagcagaggaggaggaggaggagaaggaggagaagcTGAGGAGGCATTGGAGTTTTGGCGCCTCCAGCTCGTGATCAAGAATGCCCAAGTACAGGAAGATGGTAGAATAGATACCGATATATGGGGCCAGTGTACAGCAGCTAGAGAAGCTCCACCAATttaccctctccctctctctccccaCACGCACTTGACTTGCCTTCTTCGGGCCTGTCAACTTCGCTCCCTTGAGCTTTATCTACCGTGATCCAATCTGTATATATGAAGCTTGTCGTTGAAGAAAGTGCCGCAATTTTTTGTCTTCTGAAGCTTCTTTGTGCTTGGAAGTTAGGACTTGGTAAACCATGCTTGGAAGAATAAACAACAGAGTTGTTATATTCACTCCTCAAGTTctgtcgcctctctctctctttacctGCGGTACTTTTCAATGCGACTGGGATTCACCCGACGAGACGGCGGTGTGCGTTTAGCACTATGCATCAGTAAAAGGGCGACGCGCTCCCCTGACCCACGTGATGATTGGGGAGTGGAATTCTAAACCACACAATAAAAGAGATATAATGGGAAGAGGGGGAAGTGTGACGTGATGCGCAGCACAATAATGGCTACAGTGGCGGGCAGCATTAAACCGATCATGCTTCACATCGCGACGGCGATACATGGTTTCGCTTCACGGCGATTGCGTGTGGACGGAGGGCTTGATGAGTAGTGCACGCCTTCTTAATCACCATCTTCCCTGTGGAAACGCTTTAAGACATGACGGCCTCCATTGCCACGTCGTTTCCATATCTTTCGTGAACCCCACTTGCTGCTGGTTTATCGTGGCttcgatcatcatcatcatcatcatcatcatcatcatcgtcgtccaaTGTGATCCGAATCGAACTACAGTTCCGACATCGTCCCAGTTCACGGTTCCTCTCTGCCGCTGTGTCTGTGTGCATGTCATTAATACTCCTTGTGATGCAGAATCAGGTCAAACCTGGAACCTAAGCCACTTGCGTTTTGTTTAGGGGGCGTATAATTATTACCGCGAGGGGTTTGCATAGAAGGTACGGCGGACACGGTTGTGTTTGACCAGCGGGTGGGTGGTAGCACAGCTCCATAGCTGGCGAGCAGTAATGTGGCCCGGGTTCATCAAGTCTACCCTCACATGGGAGGAAGGCGGAGAACGGTGTCGATTCCACCCCGCTACGGCGTCGCAGGGGCCGCACGATAGCTGAGATGTGTGGTACAGCCATGGCGCGCGGGGCCCGCCCGTGTTGCTGGCCTGGGGCGGTGGTCATCGCCGCACTTCGTGGGGCCCTCCTGTGGTGCAGCGATGTCACCGCTGTGGCTGAGTTGGGTCGCTGTTGCCGAACGGAAGTCCGAAGTCCAAAGTGAGGATCGACGTCGGCTTTGGCCAGTCTTCTACGCAAGGCGAAGAATGACTTGACCATTTGTTCTCTTAATCTGTTGGTCTGTCATCGTCTTGCTTCGAACCAAAATCTAGGATTTGGATCCTCGCCCAGATCATCTTTTCGGATCTCGGATCCTACATGATGGCATTCGAGGATCCAAATGCAGTTAAATTCCGTGGAAGTTGGTCGTTGGCTTCGGCCAATTTAACGCCACACCAAACCGGATGGCGCATTGATGAGGCAGCATCGGTTTGTGTGAGTTCGAAGAGGCCGACAGTGCGCGTGTTTACCGCTTCGCCACTTGCCATCTCGACGCAACGTTGGTGCGGAGACGACCAGGATGGCCCCACCACTGACGCACTTGGTATGATCTTAAATGGGATGGAGACGGGCCGTGCCATCTGCCACCTGTGCTTCCTGGGCTTGCTCGGGCAATCGGAGAGTTATATGTTGGGCTGGCAGAATCGGGCCCTTCACCAGTCACCTCTCGGCCCCAATTTCGCCGAACGGCAAGAACAATTCTTGAAAACCCTACGAGCCGGGAGGGTTTCTGTTACCGTTTGAAGAACCGAAACAAAGTC is from Musa acuminata AAA Group cultivar baxijiao chromosome BXJ1-6, Cavendish_Baxijiao_AAA, whole genome shotgun sequence and encodes:
- the LOC135676885 gene encoding aspartic proteinase NANA, chloroplast-like, whose product is MPPQLLLLLLLLLLCYHGFLIAAAGEHSRPVRLELVRHPAPSGGSRLEHVKELFRSDRLRQRMIHDRIQRGRHRRRACDVSPPSKNGSSVPAPAADSFKMPLKSGAYSGTGQYFVRFLLGTPAQRFLLVMDTGSDLTWVKCRLRPPGCRGGGNGTRDFRSDVSSSFKPIPCSSDMCKTSLPFSLTTCPTPASPCAYDYGYSDGSTAQGVFANEKATIILSNGRRAKLRGLVVGCTSTSAGSSFWAADGVLGLGYSDISFAGRATARFKGRFSYCLVDHLSPRNASSFLTFGPNAAALPSPPPRETALVLDLEPFYTVGVDGISVDGELLAIPRIVWDVGAGGGAILDSGTSLTVLAEPAYRAVASALSRRLEGIPRVSVDPFDYCYNWTAAGGQRKLPRMVVHLAGSAALEPPAKSYVIDVADGVKCLGIAVAPWPGVSTIGNILQQEHMWEFDLKNRRLRFRRSRCRRE